The Vitis riparia cultivar Riparia Gloire de Montpellier isolate 1030 chromosome 10, EGFV_Vit.rip_1.0, whole genome shotgun sequence genome includes a region encoding these proteins:
- the LOC117923885 gene encoding protein STRICTOSIDINE SYNTHASE-LIKE 10-like, whose protein sequence is MKLSQFFIFSFISISLFGCVNSHQALKNNTLELPSGVSGPESIAFDCNGDGPYTGISDGRILKWQGLKHGWKEFAITSSIPKFCDGSANPAMEQVCGRPLGLKFNEATCDLYTADAYFGLLVVGRNGGVAKQVAISAEGVPFRFTNALDIDQNTGVVYFTDTSTIFQRWAYAIAMQSGDKTGRLLKYDPRSKEVTVLLRGLSFSNGVALSKDNDFVLVTETTAAKVTRYWLQGQKSQLSDTFTRLDGCPDNIQRNIHGEFWVAQNNCGRLELKVRPIRLNKKGKIVEELSEDVGPVSEVQEKDNGLWLGSMILSYIGVLN, encoded by the exons ATGAAGCTCTCACAATTCTttatcttctcttttatttcgATTTCTCTTTTTGGATGTGTTAATTCACATCAAGCTCTAAAAAACAACACACTTGAACTTCCTTCAGGGGTATCTGGCCCTGAAAGCATTGCTTTCGATTGTAATGGAGATGGTCCTTATACTGGCATCTCGGATGGTAGAATTTTAAAATGGCAAGGTTTGAAACATGGATGGAAGGAGTTTGCAATCACTTCCTC GATTCCTAAATTTTGTGATGGATCAGCCAACCCTGCAATGGAACAAGTATGTGGAAGACCATTGGgtcttaaattcaatgaagcAACATGTGATCTTTACACTGCAGATGCCTATTTTGGACTATTGGTGGTTGGGCGCAATGGTGGAGTTGCCAAACAAGTAGCCATTAGTGCAGAAGGAGTCCCATTTCGATTCACTAATGCTTTGGACATTGATCAAAACACTGGAGTTGTCTATTTTACCGATACTAGCACCATATTCCAAAGATG GGCTTATGCAATAGCAATGCAAAGTGGGGATAAGACCGGAAGATTACTAAAATATGATCCAAGATCCAAAGAAGTGACGGTGTTGCTAAGAGGTTTATCCTTTTCAAATGGGGTTGCATTAAGCAAAGACaatgattttgttttagttactGAAACGACTGCCGCTAAAGTCACAAGATATTGGCTCCAAGGTCAAAAATCTCAATTGAGTGACACTTTTACACGACTTGATGGATGTCCGGATAATATTCAAAGAAACATTCATGGAGAATTTTGGGTTGCACAAAATAATTGTGGAAGACTAGAACTAAAAGTTAGACCGATACGACTTAACAAAAAAGGGAAGATTGTGGAAGAATTAAGTGAAGATGTTGGCCCTGTGAGTGAAGTCCAAGAGAAAGACAATGGTTTATGGTTAGGTTCTATGATTTTGTCGTATATAGGTGTgttaaattag